A DNA window from Malus domestica chromosome 12, GDT2T_hap1 contains the following coding sequences:
- the LOC103413786 gene encoding transcription factor EMB1444-like isoform X1 codes for MGTTALRQLLKSLCSDSPWNYSVFWKLKHQSDFGDLRYDTGLLVVLRILSWEDGYCHHPNPRETVEHASDDIYFSDANQMHFKDFATSIHDGGSAGYPIGLAVADMVHLQYTFGKGVVGEVACTGSFTWVFLDSLCTRESDLVPQCPDEWLLQFALGIKTILLVPVLPYGVLQLGSLETVAEDPAVVAFVKDRFNSIHNVEGKTVPFTLNKDIEAQSSWSQSFSLMQNTFEPSAVTMNPLNVEGSEDVHNIRLNDNLLSTFGQFLQLPTAEDSLLETGTDEPEVLKSTGESVIAVPPTFHCGESSPLSQSIDTSLGMMESQMFGLSCLEEELLAYSQFGGYGLEVFGESMSGFNSYSVGGVAELFEDVNAKDTSYNTVNNFFSFPENCELHKALGTPLQRQTDEHIWDPSIGIDDTCSSSSLQKDLPTRIEPSWFSKASDAENLSKAFVAKDETSSSRSENIKSSITSSSQLPASFKQLKFEASAPVGSDSATWNHTSALPARGEISTSFTGTISTLVDEEQKEKGYKSTKPKKEQKLSGGTARKTRLGNSRKLRPRDRQLIQDRMKELRDLVPNGAKCSIDGLLDRTVKHMQFLRNMTDQTEKLRCYTPQEAPHSNNTSEATSGCESGTSRAFEVGSELQICPIVVEDLEHPGHMLIEMLCDEHGLFLDIAQAIRRQELTILKGVIETRSSNMWAHFVVEAPRGFHRMDVFWPLLHLLQRRRSSISSRI; via the exons ATGGGGACTACTGCTCTGAGGCAGTTGCTGAAGAGCCTCTGCAGTGATTCGCCTTGGAATTATTCAGTGTTTTGGAAGCTCAAGCACCAGAGTGATTT TGGCGATCTTCGGTATGATACTGGCCTTCTTGTTGTCTTAAGGATTTTGTCTTGGGAGGATGGGTACTGTCATCACCCAAATCCAAGAGAAACTGTGGAACATGCATCGGATGACATCTACTTCAGCGACGCAAATCAGATGCATTTTAAGGATTTTGCAACAAGTATCCATGATGGTGGATCTGCAGGATATCCAATTGGACTGGCTGTGGCTGATATGGTACATCTTCAGTACACATTTGGAAAAGG GGTTGTTGGTGAGGTGGCATGTACAGGGAGCTTTACCTGGGTTTTCCTTGACAGTCTATGCACCAGAGAGTCTGATTTAGTTCCTCAG TGTCCAGATGAATGGCTTCTTCAGTTTGCATTGGGTATCAAG ACAATTTTGCTTGTACCTGTACTTCCATATGGAGTTCTGCAACTTGGCTCCCTGGAGACG GTTGCTGAAGATCCTGCAGTGGTTGCTTTTGTGAAAGATAGATTCAATTCTATTCACAATGTTGAGGGGAAAACTGTACCTTTTACCTTAAACAAAGACATTGAAGCTCAATCATCATGGTCACAATCATTTAGTTTAATGCAGAACACATTTGAGCCATCAGCTGTTACCATGAATCCACTCAACGTTGAAGGGTCAGAAGATGTTCATAACATCAGACTGAATGATAACTTATTGTCGACCTTCGGGCAATTTTTGCAATTGCCAACTGCTGAAGATTCACTTCTAGAGACCGGAACAGACGAGCCAGAAGTTCTTAAGAGTACAGGCGAAAGTGTGATTGCTGTTCCGCCAACTTTTCACTGTGGAGAATCAAGTCCACTCAGTCAGTCGATAGATACCAGCTTGGGTATGATGGAAAGTCAGATGTTTGGGCTGTCTTGTCTAGAGGAAGAACTTCTAGCCTATTCTCAATTTGGTGGCTATGGTTtggaagtgtttggagaatCCATGAGCGGTTTCAATTCTTACTCTGTTGGAGGTGTAGCAGAACTGTTCGAAGACGTTAATGCTAAAGATACAAGTTACAACACAGTGAATAATTTCTTTAGCTTTCCTGAAAATTGTGAACTACACAAAGCACTTGGAACACCTTTGCAGAGGCAGACAGATGAACATATATGGGACCCATCTATCGGCATTGATGATACATGTAGCAGCTCTAGTTTGCAGAAAGATCTCCCTACCCGTATTGAGCCATCATGGTTTTCCAAAGCAAGTGATGCTGAGAACCTCTCGAAAGCTTTTGTAGCCAAAGATGAAACCTCATCTAGCAGATCAGAGAATATTAAATCATCTATTACCTCATCAAGTCAACTTCCTGCTTCTTTCaaacaattgaaatttgaaGCGAGTGCCCCAGTTGGAAGTGATTCAGCAACATGGAACCATACATCTGCTTTACCTGCCAGGGGCGAGATTTCAACTTCTTTCACAGGCACGATAAGTACTTTGGTTGACGAAGAGCAGAAGGAGAAAGGGTACAAGTCTACAAAGCCTAAAAAGGAACAAAAGTTGTCCGGTGGCACTGCAAGAAAGACCAGGCTTGGCAATAGCCGGAAGCTAAGACCAAGAGATAGACAACTGATTCAGGATCGTATGAAAGAGCTACGAGACCTTGTCCCAAATGGTGCTAAG TGCAGCATTGACGGCCTTTTAGACCGAACCGTTAAACACATGCAGTTTTTAAGAAACATGACTGACCAAACCGAAAAACTGAGGTGCTACACACCACAAGAG GCACCTCATTCCAATAACACAAGCGAAGCCACAAGTGGCTGCGAAAGTGGGACAAGCAGGGCTTTCGAAGTTGGAAGTGAACTCCAGATTTGCCCCATTGTGGTAGAAGATCTTGAACACCCAGGACACATGCTTATAGAG ATGCTATGTGATGAACACGGACTTTTCTTAGACATAGCCCAAGCTATCCGACGACAAGAGCTGACTATCTTGAAGGGTGTGATTGAAACTCGCTCAAGCAACATGTGGGCACATTTTGTTGTCGAG GCACCAAGGGGTTTTCACAGAATGGATGTATTTTGGCCACTCCTGCATCTTCTGCAACGCAGGAGAAGTTCAATATCAAGCAGGATCTGA
- the LOC103413786 gene encoding transcription factor EMB1444-like isoform X2 has translation MGTTALRQLLKSLCSDSPWNYSVFWKLKHQSDLILSWEDGYCHHPNPRETVEHASDDIYFSDANQMHFKDFATSIHDGGSAGYPIGLAVADMVHLQYTFGKGVVGEVACTGSFTWVFLDSLCTRESDLVPQCPDEWLLQFALGIKTILLVPVLPYGVLQLGSLETVAEDPAVVAFVKDRFNSIHNVEGKTVPFTLNKDIEAQSSWSQSFSLMQNTFEPSAVTMNPLNVEGSEDVHNIRLNDNLLSTFGQFLQLPTAEDSLLETGTDEPEVLKSTGESVIAVPPTFHCGESSPLSQSIDTSLGMMESQMFGLSCLEEELLAYSQFGGYGLEVFGESMSGFNSYSVGGVAELFEDVNAKDTSYNTVNNFFSFPENCELHKALGTPLQRQTDEHIWDPSIGIDDTCSSSSLQKDLPTRIEPSWFSKASDAENLSKAFVAKDETSSSRSENIKSSITSSSQLPASFKQLKFEASAPVGSDSATWNHTSALPARGEISTSFTGTISTLVDEEQKEKGYKSTKPKKEQKLSGGTARKTRLGNSRKLRPRDRQLIQDRMKELRDLVPNGAKCSIDGLLDRTVKHMQFLRNMTDQTEKLRCYTPQEAPHSNNTSEATSGCESGTSRAFEVGSELQICPIVVEDLEHPGHMLIEMLCDEHGLFLDIAQAIRRQELTILKGVIETRSSNMWAHFVVEAPRGFHRMDVFWPLLHLLQRRRSSISSRI, from the exons ATGGGGACTACTGCTCTGAGGCAGTTGCTGAAGAGCCTCTGCAGTGATTCGCCTTGGAATTATTCAGTGTTTTGGAAGCTCAAGCACCAGAGTGATTT GATTTTGTCTTGGGAGGATGGGTACTGTCATCACCCAAATCCAAGAGAAACTGTGGAACATGCATCGGATGACATCTACTTCAGCGACGCAAATCAGATGCATTTTAAGGATTTTGCAACAAGTATCCATGATGGTGGATCTGCAGGATATCCAATTGGACTGGCTGTGGCTGATATGGTACATCTTCAGTACACATTTGGAAAAGG GGTTGTTGGTGAGGTGGCATGTACAGGGAGCTTTACCTGGGTTTTCCTTGACAGTCTATGCACCAGAGAGTCTGATTTAGTTCCTCAG TGTCCAGATGAATGGCTTCTTCAGTTTGCATTGGGTATCAAG ACAATTTTGCTTGTACCTGTACTTCCATATGGAGTTCTGCAACTTGGCTCCCTGGAGACG GTTGCTGAAGATCCTGCAGTGGTTGCTTTTGTGAAAGATAGATTCAATTCTATTCACAATGTTGAGGGGAAAACTGTACCTTTTACCTTAAACAAAGACATTGAAGCTCAATCATCATGGTCACAATCATTTAGTTTAATGCAGAACACATTTGAGCCATCAGCTGTTACCATGAATCCACTCAACGTTGAAGGGTCAGAAGATGTTCATAACATCAGACTGAATGATAACTTATTGTCGACCTTCGGGCAATTTTTGCAATTGCCAACTGCTGAAGATTCACTTCTAGAGACCGGAACAGACGAGCCAGAAGTTCTTAAGAGTACAGGCGAAAGTGTGATTGCTGTTCCGCCAACTTTTCACTGTGGAGAATCAAGTCCACTCAGTCAGTCGATAGATACCAGCTTGGGTATGATGGAAAGTCAGATGTTTGGGCTGTCTTGTCTAGAGGAAGAACTTCTAGCCTATTCTCAATTTGGTGGCTATGGTTtggaagtgtttggagaatCCATGAGCGGTTTCAATTCTTACTCTGTTGGAGGTGTAGCAGAACTGTTCGAAGACGTTAATGCTAAAGATACAAGTTACAACACAGTGAATAATTTCTTTAGCTTTCCTGAAAATTGTGAACTACACAAAGCACTTGGAACACCTTTGCAGAGGCAGACAGATGAACATATATGGGACCCATCTATCGGCATTGATGATACATGTAGCAGCTCTAGTTTGCAGAAAGATCTCCCTACCCGTATTGAGCCATCATGGTTTTCCAAAGCAAGTGATGCTGAGAACCTCTCGAAAGCTTTTGTAGCCAAAGATGAAACCTCATCTAGCAGATCAGAGAATATTAAATCATCTATTACCTCATCAAGTCAACTTCCTGCTTCTTTCaaacaattgaaatttgaaGCGAGTGCCCCAGTTGGAAGTGATTCAGCAACATGGAACCATACATCTGCTTTACCTGCCAGGGGCGAGATTTCAACTTCTTTCACAGGCACGATAAGTACTTTGGTTGACGAAGAGCAGAAGGAGAAAGGGTACAAGTCTACAAAGCCTAAAAAGGAACAAAAGTTGTCCGGTGGCACTGCAAGAAAGACCAGGCTTGGCAATAGCCGGAAGCTAAGACCAAGAGATAGACAACTGATTCAGGATCGTATGAAAGAGCTACGAGACCTTGTCCCAAATGGTGCTAAG TGCAGCATTGACGGCCTTTTAGACCGAACCGTTAAACACATGCAGTTTTTAAGAAACATGACTGACCAAACCGAAAAACTGAGGTGCTACACACCACAAGAG GCACCTCATTCCAATAACACAAGCGAAGCCACAAGTGGCTGCGAAAGTGGGACAAGCAGGGCTTTCGAAGTTGGAAGTGAACTCCAGATTTGCCCCATTGTGGTAGAAGATCTTGAACACCCAGGACACATGCTTATAGAG ATGCTATGTGATGAACACGGACTTTTCTTAGACATAGCCCAAGCTATCCGACGACAAGAGCTGACTATCTTGAAGGGTGTGATTGAAACTCGCTCAAGCAACATGTGGGCACATTTTGTTGTCGAG GCACCAAGGGGTTTTCACAGAATGGATGTATTTTGGCCACTCCTGCATCTTCTGCAACGCAGGAGAAGTTCAATATCAAGCAGGATCTGA